A DNA window from Pseudoalteromonas spongiae UST010723-006 contains the following coding sequences:
- a CDS encoding TRAP transporter large permease gives MEYMAILLFICVCVVLLMGFPVAFSLAGTALIFAGIGSLFGIFDGAFLHALPNRLFGIVTNSTLIAVPLFVFMGVMLEKSKVAENLLDAMAVVMGKRKAGMGIAVTLVGMLLAASTGIVGATVVTMGLLALPTMLKRGYSEQYSCGIITATGTLGQIIPPSIALVLLGDVLSSSYQQAQLNMGIFSPENVSVGDLFAGAVIPGIILVGLYILYSVFVAVFKPEQVPALLDEDIEHIKKRKQVSLFVALVPPLMLIFIVLGSILFGIATPTEAAGVGAFGAIILAVWQKQFNLTNLNAVMQSTTKVTAMVFMILIGASLFSLVFRGFGGEELIAEMFEALPGGLFGAMLVVMLVMFLLGFILDFIEITFVVVPIVAPILLMMGADPIWLGIMIAVNLQTSFLTPPFGFALFYLRGVAPKSVLTSQIYKGVIPFIIIQLILLALMAAYPSLVTWLPSQLYA, from the coding sequence ATGGAATATATGGCAATTTTACTCTTTATATGTGTTTGCGTTGTACTTTTAATGGGTTTTCCCGTGGCATTTTCATTGGCGGGAACAGCGCTTATTTTTGCCGGTATTGGCAGTCTGTTTGGTATTTTTGATGGGGCGTTTTTGCATGCGTTGCCAAATCGTTTATTTGGCATAGTCACTAATAGCACTTTAATTGCTGTGCCATTATTTGTCTTTATGGGCGTAATGCTGGAAAAATCGAAAGTTGCTGAAAACTTACTCGACGCCATGGCCGTGGTTATGGGTAAACGCAAAGCGGGCATGGGTATTGCGGTAACCTTAGTGGGCATGTTGCTTGCCGCAAGTACGGGTATTGTGGGTGCAACCGTTGTAACTATGGGGTTATTGGCATTGCCAACCATGTTAAAGCGAGGCTATAGCGAACAATATAGCTGCGGTATTATTACTGCAACGGGCACGCTTGGGCAGATCATTCCGCCTTCAATCGCATTGGTATTACTGGGTGATGTGTTATCCAGTAGCTATCAGCAAGCACAACTTAATATGGGAATTTTCTCGCCAGAGAATGTCAGTGTAGGCGATTTATTCGCAGGTGCTGTGATCCCTGGCATCATTTTGGTAGGGCTTTATATTTTGTACTCAGTGTTTGTTGCGGTATTTAAACCAGAACAAGTTCCTGCATTATTGGATGAAGATATTGAACATATTAAAAAGCGCAAGCAAGTATCGCTATTTGTCGCTTTAGTGCCGCCACTGATGCTGATTTTTATTGTGTTAGGTTCTATTTTATTTGGTATTGCCACACCAACAGAAGCCGCTGGTGTTGGCGCATTTGGCGCCATTATTTTAGCCGTTTGGCAAAAGCAGTTTAACCTTACAAATTTAAACGCGGTAATGCAAAGCACCACCAAAGTGACTGCCATGGTGTTTATGATTTTAATCGGCGCATCGCTGTTCTCACTGGTTTTTAGAGGGTTTGGCGGCGAAGAACTGATTGCTGAAATGTTTGAAGCACTGCCCGGTGGCTTATTTGGTGCCATGCTTGTTGTGATGCTAGTGATGTTTTTACTTGGCTTTATTTTAGATTTTATTGAAATCACATTTGTCGTAGTGCCAATTGTTGCACCGATTTTATTAATGATGGGGGCAGATCCTATTTGGCTTGGCATTATGATTGCGGTGAATTTACAAACCTCGTTTTTAACTCCGCCTTTTGGCTTTGCACTGTTTTATTTACGCGGTGTTGCACCAAAATCGGTGTTAACCTCGCAAATTTACAAAGGCGTGATACCTTTTATTATTATTCAATTGATTTTATTGGCGTTAATGGCTGCGTATCCAAGTTTAGTAACGTGGTTGCCTAGCCAGCTTTATGCATAA
- the fabV gene encoding enoyl-ACP reductase FabV translates to MVIKPKIRGFICTNAHPVGCAAHVKEQIEYVKSQGQLETGPKNVLVIGASTGYGLASRITAAFGAGAKTLGVFFEKEGTEKRTGSAGWYNTAAFQAEAEAAGLWSKNINGDAFSNELKEKTIATIKEELGKVDLVIYSLASPRRTDPNTGETYSSVLKPIGNSVTTKNLNTSKRVIDEVTVDAASEEEIANTVKVMGGEDWEMWLDALQQADVLADGFKTTAYTYIGKELTWPIYGHATIGKAKEDLDRAAAAIKDKTASLNGEAYVSSLNAVVTQASSAIPIMPLYISGLFKVMKEDGTYEGTIEQINGLFRENLYGDNPRFDEGGHLFQNYKELEDDVQARVRTIWDAVDSDSIDELTDYVSYHNEFLKLFGFGIDSVDYDADVNPVADIELV, encoded by the coding sequence ATGGTTATCAAGCCTAAAATTCGTGGTTTTATTTGTACAAACGCGCACCCAGTAGGCTGTGCAGCTCATGTGAAAGAGCAAATTGAATATGTGAAGTCTCAAGGCCAATTAGAAACTGGACCTAAAAACGTATTAGTAATTGGTGCATCTACTGGCTACGGTCTTGCATCACGTATTACTGCAGCATTTGGCGCAGGCGCAAAAACGTTAGGTGTGTTCTTTGAAAAAGAAGGTACGGAAAAGCGTACAGGTTCTGCAGGCTGGTACAACACAGCGGCATTTCAAGCAGAAGCTGAAGCGGCTGGCCTTTGGTCAAAAAACATTAATGGCGATGCATTTTCTAACGAATTAAAAGAAAAAACGATTGCAACCATTAAAGAAGAGCTAGGTAAAGTTGATTTAGTCATTTACAGCCTTGCTTCACCACGTCGTACCGATCCAAATACAGGTGAAACCTATTCATCAGTACTTAAGCCAATTGGTAACTCTGTAACAACTAAAAACTTAAACACGTCTAAGCGTGTTATCGATGAAGTAACTGTTGACGCAGCAAGTGAAGAAGAAATCGCTAATACTGTAAAAGTTATGGGCGGTGAAGACTGGGAAATGTGGCTTGATGCACTGCAACAGGCTGATGTACTTGCTGACGGTTTTAAAACAACAGCTTATACCTACATTGGTAAAGAATTAACGTGGCCAATCTATGGCCATGCGACAATCGGTAAAGCAAAAGAAGACTTAGATCGTGCAGCCGCAGCAATTAAAGATAAAACAGCGAGCCTAAATGGTGAAGCGTATGTTTCTTCACTAAATGCTGTTGTAACGCAAGCGAGCTCAGCAATTCCAATTATGCCACTTTACATTTCTGGTCTTTTCAAAGTGATGAAAGAAGACGGAACTTACGAAGGAACAATTGAACAGATCAATGGTTTATTCCGTGAAAACCTTTACGGTGATAACCCACGCTTTGACGAAGGTGGCCATTTATTCCAAAACTACAAAGAGTTGGAAGATGACGTTCAAGCTCGCGTACGAACTATTTGGGATGCTGTAGATAGCGATTCAATTGACGAACTTACGGATTACGTGAGCTATCATAATGAATTTTTAAAACTATTCGGTTTTGGTATCGACAGCGTGGATTACGACGCTGATGTAAACCCAGTTGCAGATATCGAGTTAGTGTAA
- a CDS encoding TRAP transporter substrate-binding protein, whose product MKKLSTLITSIALAIGLSGCGQEQQTSNATTNTVEQQQSFKWKLVTSWPKNYPGLGTAPERFAENVEAMSNGRLKIKVYGAGELVPGFEVFDTVSSGTAEMGHSAAYYWKGKIPAAQFFTAIPFGMNAQEVNGWLHHGGGMELWKELYEPYNLIPAAGGNTGVQMAGWFKKEVNSVEDLKGLKMRIPGLGGEVLEKLGGVPLSLTGGEIFTALQTGAIDATEWVGPYNDLAFGLNKAAEFYYYSGWHEPGANLEFLINKEAYASLPSDLQAIVTSAMRTANQDMLDEYTARNNTALDQLKNKHNVKLRKFSPEVMQALKAATMEVISEQARNDEAVAKVWRSYSEFLQQVKAYHQISEMEYYSNR is encoded by the coding sequence ATGAAAAAACTAAGTACACTAATCACTTCAATTGCCTTGGCGATTGGTTTAAGTGGTTGTGGTCAAGAACAACAAACCAGTAATGCAACAACAAACACGGTCGAACAGCAACAAAGCTTTAAATGGAAGCTAGTGACCAGTTGGCCAAAAAATTACCCAGGGCTAGGTACCGCGCCAGAGCGTTTTGCAGAAAATGTGGAGGCAATGAGTAATGGCCGCTTAAAAATTAAAGTGTATGGCGCAGGCGAGTTAGTCCCTGGATTTGAGGTATTTGATACCGTATCGAGCGGTACCGCTGAAATGGGTCACAGCGCAGCCTATTATTGGAAAGGAAAAATTCCTGCGGCGCAATTCTTTACTGCAATACCGTTTGGCATGAATGCACAAGAAGTTAACGGCTGGTTGCACCATGGTGGTGGTATGGAATTATGGAAAGAGCTCTATGAACCTTACAACTTAATTCCCGCGGCCGGTGGCAATACCGGCGTACAAATGGCTGGCTGGTTTAAAAAAGAAGTGAATAGCGTTGAGGATTTAAAAGGCTTAAAAATGCGTATTCCGGGTTTAGGCGGTGAAGTGCTTGAAAAACTCGGCGGCGTGCCATTGTCTCTAACTGGTGGTGAAATTTTCACTGCACTACAAACTGGTGCAATTGATGCCACCGAGTGGGTTGGTCCGTATAACGATTTAGCCTTTGGTTTAAATAAAGCAGCAGAGTTTTACTATTATTCTGGTTGGCATGAACCAGGCGCGAATTTAGAGTTTCTAATTAATAAAGAGGCGTATGCGTCTTTACCGAGTGATTTGCAGGCCATTGTGACCTCAGCGATGCGTACTGCAAACCAAGATATGTTAGATGAGTATACGGCTCGCAATAATACTGCGCTTGATCAGCTGAAAAACAAGCACAATGTGAAACTGCGCAAATTCTCCCCAGAAGTTATGCAGGCACTAAAGGCGGCAACTATGGAGGTGATTAGTGAGCAAGCACGTAATGATGAGGCCGTGGCAAAAGTATGGCGTTCTTACTCAGAGTTCTTACAGCAAGTTAAGGCGTATCACCAGATTTCAGAAATGGAATATTATTCGAATCGATAA
- a CDS encoding TRAP transporter small permease subunit has protein sequence MSAVNSNSSSSHLIKIANLLDAFIERIGQTVAWFSFAMVLIMFLIVLLRYGFSLGWIAMQESVLYLHAYLFMLGCSYALKHDEHVRVDVFYRRFSKAKKAFVNLVGHLVLLWPVAIFILFVSFDYVAVSWQIKEQSQEAGGLPFVYLLKSLIPLMCILLLIQSLSEICKSLNTLFNKGDA, from the coding sequence ATGAGTGCAGTCAACTCTAATTCCTCTTCATCACATTTAATTAAAATCGCCAACCTTCTTGATGCTTTTATAGAGCGAATAGGGCAAACGGTGGCATGGTTTAGTTTTGCGATGGTGCTGATTATGTTTTTAATCGTGCTATTGCGCTATGGCTTTAGTCTTGGTTGGATAGCCATGCAAGAAAGTGTGCTTTATCTTCATGCTTATTTATTTATGTTGGGTTGTAGCTACGCGTTAAAACACGATGAGCATGTGCGTGTTGATGTATTTTATCGCCGCTTTTCAAAAGCGAAAAAAGCCTTTGTTAATTTAGTAGGCCACTTAGTGTTATTGTGGCCTGTTGCTATTTTTATTCTGTTTGTAAGTTTCGATTATGTTGCCGTGTCTTGGCAAATTAAAGAGCAATCGCAAGAAGCTGGCGGCCTTCCATTTGTTTACCTATTGAAAAGCTTGATCCCGTTAATGTGTATTTTATTACTGATACAAAGCCTGAGTGAAATCTGTAAGAGCTTAAATACGCTTTTCAATAAAGGAGATGCGTAA
- a CDS encoding YajG family lipoprotein, with protein MNAKYKVTVLALTLGFLAGCSTPSQKFIFSPNYTQTHQKVVQQDVSLSVNDRRASFTTVTIKNSDGNQTLADKYLAESITPAIEQALAQVGANNSGMGKALDVNIQRLDTTIKQQLHKHTTITNAELEVVIETTEHRFAKRYKGNKQSEAPLGFDKAKVEQQVNRLIEEMITRIVTDPEFVNAVNR; from the coding sequence ATGAATGCAAAATATAAAGTTACCGTTTTGGCCCTCACTTTGGGCTTTCTTGCTGGATGCAGCACACCATCACAGAAGTTTATATTCAGCCCTAACTATACTCAAACACACCAAAAAGTGGTGCAGCAAGATGTGAGTTTATCAGTCAACGACCGCCGTGCGAGCTTTACCACAGTTACCATTAAAAATAGCGATGGTAACCAAACGCTTGCCGATAAATACCTTGCCGAGTCAATTACGCCAGCAATTGAACAAGCATTAGCCCAAGTGGGTGCAAACAATAGCGGCATGGGTAAAGCGCTCGATGTTAATATTCAGCGATTAGATACCACGATTAAACAGCAATTGCACAAGCACACCACAATTACTAATGCTGAGCTTGAAGTTGTGATTGAAACCACTGAGCACCGTTTTGCTAAGCGCTATAAAGGCAATAAGCAAAGTGAAGCGCCACTGGGCTTTGATAAAGCAAAAGTAGAACAGCAAGTTAATCGTTTAATTGAAGAAATGATCACACGTATTGTGACAGACCCAGAATTTGTTAACGCGGTTAATCGCTAG
- a CDS encoding BolA family protein, which produces MSMLEQIESKLKNAFSCEHLEVINESHMHSRGTESHFKVIVVSNDFEGKRLLQCHRMINEVLADELANHIHALAIHTYTQSQWQNADIPNSPKCLGGSKFDQ; this is translated from the coding sequence ATGTCGATGTTAGAGCAAATAGAATCAAAGCTAAAAAACGCGTTTTCTTGTGAACATTTAGAAGTGATTAATGAAAGCCATATGCATAGTCGTGGCACCGAATCACATTTCAAAGTGATTGTTGTTAGTAACGATTTTGAAGGCAAGCGTTTACTCCAGTGTCACCGTATGATCAACGAAGTCCTTGCTGATGAACTGGCGAATCATATTCATGCGTTAGCAATTCATACTTATACGCAATCGCAGTGGCAAAATGCTGATATTCCTAATTCGCCTAAGTGTTTAGGTGGCTCTAAATTTGACCAGTAA
- a CDS encoding methyltransferase translates to MSQTSSDSQLNEIAQLGENTFTLSRFPLKQKNASLQAWDAADEYLVNYIEQQQLVENSSKVLIINDGFGALACAFNHAFIYHLNDSFVAEQAAHYNLEQNQLTGENTVFLKSLDALPNDLDLVLIKVPKNAGYLTFLLSQLSKVLRQDTPIIAAGKVKDIHSSTIQLFERFSGPTTTSLAVKKARLILSKQHNKAQGSKFPITWPLEKTQFTITNHANVFSRDSLDIGARFFINYLPQGNKKQRIIDLGCGNGVIGLTTLERCPNALVTFVDESAMAVASAKHNVTTNLPEQLENCTFLHNDCLTGVESNSADLILCNPPFHQQQAVTDHIAWQMFVDSFRCLRDGGELRIVGNRHLNYHEKLKRLFGGYKLLGSNKKFVVLSAKKRAL, encoded by the coding sequence ATGTCGCAAACATCTTCAGACTCACAGCTAAATGAAATTGCTCAATTAGGTGAGAACACATTTACCCTATCACGCTTTCCGCTCAAACAAAAAAACGCGAGCTTACAAGCATGGGATGCGGCTGATGAATATTTAGTAAATTATATTGAACAGCAGCAGTTAGTAGAAAACAGCAGCAAAGTACTTATCATTAACGACGGCTTTGGTGCATTGGCCTGTGCATTTAACCATGCATTTATCTACCATCTGAATGATTCGTTTGTGGCAGAACAGGCTGCACATTACAACCTTGAGCAAAACCAGCTCACTGGTGAAAACACAGTGTTTTTAAAAAGCTTAGATGCTCTACCAAACGATCTTGACCTAGTTCTTATAAAAGTACCGAAAAACGCGGGTTACTTAACTTTTTTACTTAGCCAATTGAGTAAAGTTTTACGCCAAGACACCCCGATTATTGCTGCTGGTAAAGTAAAAGACATTCACTCGTCTACGATTCAGTTATTTGAACGTTTTTCAGGGCCAACTACAACTTCACTCGCAGTTAAAAAAGCCCGTTTAATCTTGAGCAAGCAACACAATAAAGCTCAAGGGAGTAAGTTTCCAATCACTTGGCCTCTTGAAAAAACGCAATTTACCATCACAAATCACGCCAATGTGTTTAGTCGAGACTCATTAGATATTGGTGCACGCTTTTTTATCAATTACTTACCACAAGGAAATAAAAAGCAGCGCATTATCGATTTAGGCTGCGGCAATGGTGTCATTGGGTTAACCACTCTTGAACGATGCCCCAACGCGCTTGTTACGTTTGTTGACGAGTCAGCAATGGCTGTTGCGTCAGCTAAGCACAATGTCACAACAAATCTGCCAGAACAGTTAGAAAACTGCACTTTTTTACACAATGACTGTCTCACAGGCGTAGAAAGTAATAGTGCCGATTTGATTTTATGCAACCCGCCATTTCACCAACAACAAGCCGTTACGGACCATATTGCATGGCAAATGTTTGTTGATAGTTTCCGCTGTTTACGTGACGGTGGCGAATTGCGTATTGTTGGCAACCGCCATTTAAATTACCATGAAAAGCTAAAACGCCTATTTGGTGGCTACAAGCTATTAGGCTCAAATAAGAAATTTGTCGTTTTAAGCGCTAAAAAGAGAGCATTATAA
- a CDS encoding alpha-ketoglutarate-dependent dioxygenase AlkB family protein, which produces MAWNVSNSIERINKAQCVAPDFYYFEHFIAEQKALSLYQQLLALEWQQPTLTIFNKQHAIPRKQIYMGDAGTGYRYSNQLFLPEPWHVSVLNLKNSLNNWFGTQFNAALLNWYRNGEDKMGWHADDEPELGFSPTIASISLGSSRKFKIRENTSKHVTDLILSNGSCLLMTGNSQRDYQHSLPVQKRVNDGRINLTFRTVCGI; this is translated from the coding sequence ATGGCTTGGAATGTTTCTAACAGCATTGAGCGAATAAATAAGGCGCAATGTGTCGCGCCAGACTTTTATTATTTTGAACACTTTATTGCAGAGCAAAAAGCGCTTTCCTTGTATCAACAATTACTGGCTTTAGAGTGGCAGCAACCAACGCTGACCATTTTTAACAAACAACATGCTATTCCGCGTAAACAAATCTATATGGGCGATGCGGGGACTGGCTACCGCTATTCTAATCAATTGTTTTTGCCCGAGCCTTGGCATGTCAGCGTACTTAACTTAAAAAATAGCCTTAATAATTGGTTTGGCACACAGTTTAATGCTGCGCTGCTTAACTGGTATCGCAATGGAGAAGATAAAATGGGATGGCATGCGGATGATGAGCCTGAGCTGGGGTTTTCCCCAACCATAGCATCGATTTCCCTAGGCAGCTCACGCAAGTTTAAAATACGTGAAAACACTTCAAAACATGTAACGGATCTAATTCTTAGCAACGGTAGTTGTTTGTTGATGACAGGAAATAGTCAGCGCGATTATCAACATTCTTTACCGGTGCAAAAGCGTGTTAATGATGGTCGAATAAATCTGACGTTTCGCACTGTTTGTGGCATATAA
- a CDS encoding NADH:ubiquinone reductase (Na(+)-transporting) subunit B has protein sequence MGLKKFLEDIEPHFEPGGKHEKWYALYEAAATIFYTPGHVTKTGSHVRDNIDLKRIMILVWMATFPAMFFGMFNIGHQASIALANGFALGDSWQVALFQMFGGELTATSGWGAKMFYGACFFLPIYATVFAVGGFWEVLFASIRKHEVNEGFFVTSVLFALILPATIPLWQVALGITFGVVMAKEVFGGTGRNFLNPALAGRAFLFFAYPAQISGDTVWTAVDGFSGATMLGQAVVGSVDYSNMELWWNAFYGFVQGSVGETSTLALMIGGLALIYFRIASWRIVLGVFAGMVAMSFLLNGIGSETNNMFAMPWHWHLVLGGFAFGMFFMATDPVSASFTDKGKWAYGILIGVMVVLIRVVNPAYPEGMMLAILFANLFAPLFDHFVVQSNIKRRLARG, from the coding sequence ATGGGCTTAAAGAAGTTTCTTGAAGATATCGAGCCGCATTTTGAACCAGGTGGTAAACACGAAAAATGGTATGCACTGTATGAAGCAGCTGCGACTATTTTCTACACGCCAGGTCATGTAACTAAAACTGGCTCTCACGTACGTGATAATATCGACCTTAAACGTATTATGATTTTAGTGTGGATGGCGACATTCCCAGCTATGTTCTTCGGTATGTTTAACATTGGTCATCAAGCGTCAATCGCGCTTGCTAATGGTTTCGCTTTAGGTGATTCATGGCAGGTTGCGTTATTCCAAATGTTTGGCGGTGAATTAACTGCAACATCGGGTTGGGGCGCTAAAATGTTCTACGGTGCTTGTTTCTTCCTACCAATTTACGCGACTGTGTTTGCTGTAGGTGGTTTCTGGGAAGTACTATTTGCATCGATTCGTAAGCACGAAGTTAATGAAGGTTTCTTCGTAACATCGGTACTATTCGCACTTATTCTGCCAGCGACAATTCCGCTTTGGCAGGTAGCACTAGGTATTACCTTTGGTGTGGTAATGGCGAAAGAAGTATTTGGTGGTACAGGCCGTAACTTCTTAAACCCAGCACTTGCTGGTCGTGCATTCTTATTCTTCGCATACCCTGCACAAATCTCTGGTGATACTGTGTGGACAGCGGTAGATGGTTTCTCTGGTGCGACTATGCTTGGCCAAGCGGTTGTTGGTAGCGTTGACTACAGCAACATGGAGCTATGGTGGAATGCATTCTACGGTTTCGTTCAAGGTTCTGTAGGTGAAACGTCGACACTAGCACTGATGATTGGTGGTTTAGCACTAATTTACTTCCGTATCGCTTCATGGCGCATCGTACTAGGTGTGTTTGCAGGTATGGTTGCAATGTCATTCCTATTAAATGGTATCGGCTCTGAAACCAATAACATGTTCGCTATGCCTTGGCATTGGCACCTAGTACTAGGTGGCTTCGCATTTGGTATGTTCTTCATGGCGACCGACCCAGTTTCTGCGTCTTTCACAGATAAAGGTAAGTGGGCATACGGTATTCTTATTGGTGTAATGGTTGTATTAATCCGTGTTGTAAACCCTGCATACCCAGAGGGTATGATGCTAGCAATTCTATTTGCTAACTTGTTTGCACCGTTATTCGACCACTTTGTAGTTCAGTCGAACATCAAGAGGAGATTGGCTCGTGGCTAG
- a CDS encoding peptidylprolyl isomerase → MKYLISLLVLLTSFSSAANLIKKGEFVQKDNAFPLVKLTTTMGDITVELDRRKAPITVNNFLGYVVDGGYEDTVFHRVEHDAEQERDFVIQGGGYDKDYDGAYMGPAIPNESGNGLKNDMYTIAMAYQDRKPHSATRQFFFNMNDNDHLNPGREWGFAVFGYVTEGSETLDKIMRVETGCHDKLGWCFVPKKPVVILKAQVLDPIK, encoded by the coding sequence ATGAAGTATTTAATCTCATTACTCGTACTACTAACGAGCTTTTCAAGCGCTGCTAATCTGATTAAAAAAGGCGAGTTTGTACAAAAAGATAACGCCTTCCCTTTGGTTAAACTCACCACCACTATGGGTGATATCACCGTTGAATTAGACCGTCGTAAAGCGCCTATTACGGTAAATAACTTTTTAGGTTACGTAGTTGATGGTGGCTACGAAGATACGGTTTTTCACCGCGTTGAACACGATGCAGAGCAAGAGCGTGACTTTGTAATTCAAGGTGGCGGTTACGATAAAGATTACGATGGCGCATACATGGGACCTGCAATTCCAAACGAAAGTGGCAATGGTTTAAAAAACGATATGTACACTATCGCAATGGCCTACCAAGACCGCAAGCCACATTCAGCCACACGTCAGTTCTTTTTCAATATGAACGACAATGACCATTTAAACCCTGGTCGTGAATGGGGCTTTGCTGTATTTGGCTATGTTACCGAAGGCTCAGAAACACTCGATAAAATAATGCGTGTTGAAACCGGCTGCCACGACAAACTGGGTTGGTGCTTTGTACCAAAGAAACCTGTCGTGATTTTAAAAGCACAAGTGCTTGATCCAATAAAGTAA
- a CDS encoding Na(+)-translocating NADH-quinone reductase subunit A, with the protein MINIKKGLDLPIEGAPSQVIHDGSAVKRVAVLGEEFIGMRPTMHVRVDDQVKKGQVLFVDKKNPGVKYTAPASGVVKEVNRGAKRVLQSVVIEVNGSEQETFASFSAGELASLDRAKVQEVLVESGQWPALRTRPFSKVPALDSTPSSIFVTAIDTNPLAADPAIVIAEQAEAFEAGLVVVSRLTDGKVFVCKAPGATVPSSSVAQVEVHEFGGKHPAGLVGTHIHHLDAVSASKQVWHLGYQDVIAFGKLFLTGEIFTDRVVALAGPTVKNPRLIKTQLGASTDDIVAGELEDGENRVISGSVLSGTTASGPHAFLGRYHTQITALLEGREKELFGWIAPGAKKFSVTRTFLSHLAPSRLFKMTTSTGGSSRSMVPIGNYERIMPLDILPTLLLRDLIAGDLDGAISLGALELDEEDLALCTFVCPGKYEYGPILRERLTTIEKEG; encoded by the coding sequence ATGATCAACATAAAAAAAGGTCTGGACTTGCCAATTGAAGGCGCACCTTCGCAGGTGATTCATGACGGTTCTGCCGTTAAAAGAGTCGCTGTGCTAGGTGAAGAATTTATTGGTATGCGTCCTACCATGCATGTTCGTGTGGATGACCAAGTCAAGAAAGGCCAAGTTCTTTTTGTCGACAAAAAGAATCCTGGCGTTAAGTATACTGCACCAGCCTCTGGTGTTGTTAAAGAAGTCAATCGCGGTGCTAAGCGTGTATTGCAATCTGTTGTTATTGAAGTTAACGGCAGTGAGCAAGAAACGTTTGCGTCTTTCTCGGCAGGTGAGCTAGCGAGCCTTGACCGTGCAAAAGTGCAAGAAGTACTGGTTGAATCAGGTCAATGGCCGGCGCTTCGTACCCGTCCATTCAGTAAAGTTCCAGCTTTGGATTCAACGCCGAGCTCGATCTTTGTTACTGCAATTGACACTAACCCATTAGCAGCAGACCCAGCAATTGTTATTGCTGAACAAGCTGAAGCGTTTGAAGCAGGCCTAGTGGTTGTTTCTCGCCTAACTGACGGTAAAGTGTTTGTATGTAAGGCGCCTGGTGCAACTGTTCCTTCTTCATCTGTAGCTCAAGTAGAAGTACATGAGTTCGGTGGTAAGCACCCAGCAGGTTTAGTAGGTACTCACATTCACCACTTAGACGCTGTTTCTGCTAGCAAGCAGGTATGGCACTTAGGTTACCAGGATGTGATTGCATTCGGTAAACTATTCCTAACAGGTGAAATCTTCACTGATCGCGTTGTGGCGTTAGCAGGTCCTACTGTTAAAAACCCACGTTTAATCAAAACTCAACTAGGTGCATCTACAGATGACATCGTTGCTGGTGAGTTAGAAGATGGCGAAAACCGTGTGATTTCTGGTTCTGTACTTTCGGGTACTACGGCAAGTGGCCCTCACGCTTTCTTAGGTCGTTACCACACTCAGATCACAGCATTATTAGAAGGTCGTGAAAAAGAATTATTCGGTTGGATTGCTCCAGGTGCGAAGAAATTCTCTGTAACACGTACTTTCCTATCGCATTTAGCGCCTAGTCGTTTATTCAAAATGACGACATCAACAGGTGGCTCAAGCCGTTCTATGGTGCCAATCGGTAACTACGAGCGCATTATGCCTTTAGATATTCTTCCTACTTTATTACTTCGTGATTTAATCGCGGGTGATTTAGATGGTGCGATTTCGCTAGGTGCACTTGAGCTAGATGAAGAAGATTTAGCGCTATGTACCTTCGTTTGTCCAGGTAAATACGAGTACGGTCCAATCCTTCGTGAACGCCTGACTACTATTGAGAAGGAAGGTTAA